Proteins from a genomic interval of Rosa chinensis cultivar Old Blush chromosome 2, RchiOBHm-V2, whole genome shotgun sequence:
- the LOC112184128 gene encoding uncharacterized protein LOC112184128 has translation MKAPTPGVPLKVYLASTNAVVGALLAQDGEAGEEFAIYNVCKLLRGAETCYPKVERLCLALVYAAQRLRHYFLAHKLQLMVKTDLVRYLLTKPVLSGWLARWLLQLSEFDIVCTTPRAIKGQAVIDMITLFPEEEGFDVSHDILGELPRMTAVVEEQEPWTLHFDGSATANGGGAGVVLVDPKGHAKPLSFKLNFSCTNNVAEYEAFIAGLATAHELRVKRIRVIGDLNLVISQLKGDFAVKEVTLAPYRTLAEKLIKNFEQITLEHIPGSTNRYADALATLGSKLSFTREQPNITVIQNNKPCVEAMIFSSPSSEKDWHEFVKDEMAQLDKEDRLRTLGDYSLIFGELYKRLPGGVLVHCVDEKEAQRRLQEVHEATFGVEQVVSLYRRLQRRGYYWPNMKKQAAEMQLSCSKCPSTLSEQEGFTAAITEDWRSPYLEYLISKTLPEDCKHAYKVKKTVKRYFVDGSTLYRKGFNGELLRCLGTTECQQVL, from the coding sequence ATGAAAGCACCAACTCCAGGCGTCCCCTTAAAGGTGTATTTGGCCTCCACCAATGCAGTAGTGGGAGCATTATTAGCACAAGATGGTGAAGCTGGAGAAGAATTTGCTATTTACAATGTGTGCAAGCTTTTGAGGGGGGCTGAAACATGCTACCCTAAGGTAGAAAGGCTTTGTTTAGCACTTGTCTATGCAGCCCAAAGATTACGTCACTATTTTTTGGCCCACAAGCTTCAACTTATGGTGAAGACTGATTTGGTCAGATATTTGCTGACGAAACCAGTGCTATCAGGGTGGTTAGCAAGATGGCTGCTCCAGTTGTCTGAGTTCGACATTGTATGTACGACACCAAGGGCTATCAAGGGACAAGCCGTGATCGACATGATCACCCTCttcccagaagaagaaggatttgATGTTTCTCATGACATACTCGGAGAGTTACCTAGAATGACAGCAGTGGTTGAAGAACAGGAGCCTTGGACCCTTCACTTCGACGGGTCAGCCACGGCTAATGGAGGAGGAGCTGGAGTTGTACTCGTGGATCCTAAGGGGCATgccaaacccctttcatttaAACTAAACTTCTCATGCACTAATAATGTGGCAGAGTATGAAGCTTTTATTGCTGGACTCGCAACTGCACATGAATTGAGAGTCAAGAGAATCAGAGTGATCGGGGATTTAAACCTAGTCATTAGCCAATTGAAGGGAGATTTTGCAGTGAAAGAAGTAACCTTGGCACCCTATAGGACTTTGGCAGAAAAGTTAATCAAGAACTTTGAGCAGATAACTCTTGAGCACATTCCCGGCAGCACTAACAGATATGCAGACGCTTTAGCTACCCTTGGTTCCAAGCTTTCATTCACAAGGGAGCAACCCAACATCACTGTAATCCAAAACAACAAACCATGTGTAGAAGCTATGATTTTCTCAAGCCCATCAAGTGAGAAAGATTGGCATGAATTTGTCAAGGATGAGATGGCTCAGTTGGACAAGGAAGATAGACTCAGAACACTGGGAGACTATAGTTTGATATTTGGAGAGTTGTACAAGCGTCTTCCAGGAGGGGTATTAGTCCACTGTGTAGATGAAAAAGAAGCTCAGAGGAGATTGCAAGAAGTACATGAGGCCACTTTTGGGGTTGAGCAGGTGGTCAGCTTATACCGAAGGTTGCAACGTAGGGGTTATTACTGGCCAAACATGAAGAAACAAGCAGCGGAGATGCAACTCTCATGTTCTAAGTGCCCCTCAACTTTGTCAGAACAGGAAGGATTTACGGCAGCAATTACTGAAGATTGGAGGTCACCATACTTGGAATACCTCATAAGTAAAACACTGCCAGAAGATTGTAAGCATGCGTACAAGGTCAAAAAGACGGTGAAAAGGTATTTTGTGGATGGGAGCACACTGTATAGAAAGGGATTCAATGGTGAGCTATTAAGATGCCTTGGGACTACTGAATGTCAACAAGTTTTATAA
- the LOC112184129 gene encoding uncharacterized protein LOC112184129: MAPPRRKRNNSSMPSQEEEEHVDSISRHEEQQDQEERQEEEEITPADLAHILSAFGRTQKEMVDTMKQLVNSISATKQLEQPNDGEQPQKVSHEDSAAKASDNQKAPSFVTQDDVVAMLEKELRRGSEDWKYAPQPPYPSSIMHLSYPKNYETPTFTLFDGRKGSPKEHISQFIDALGPHASNHNLRLREFSKTLTDRAYTWYTTLAPGSIRNWDEMAALDCYDEKDEESLVEICINNILPEYRVYLENICITQFSRLIEAVRKTSMSIKTTTSQRSWRDKKDTTQRDAHQALMVDERYLKMKERSGTVPAVPCTDEELHAILDTLFADGMIKPVQREKPPTRDDKKNPRYCRYHQIVGHPTLACQTLRRILHAKIDEGTLELPSKKQAIDDDPLPKRHGKVLLSLA, translated from the exons ATGGCTCCACCGCGAAGAAAGAGGAATAACAGCAGTATGCCTTcccaagaggaagaagagcacGTTGATTCTATTTCCAGGCATGAAGAGCAACAAGATCAGGAAGAAAGacaagaggaggaggaaatcACTCCTGCAGACTTGGCACACATCCTCAGCGCTTTCGGTAGGACTCAAAAGGAGATGGTTGACACCATGAAACAATTGGTCAACTCAATCTCAGCAACAAAGCAGCTTGAGCAACCAAATGATGGAGAGCAACCACAGAAGGTTTCCCATGAGGACTCTGCTGCAAAAGCATCAGACAATCAGAAGGCACCTTCTTTTGTTACCCAAGACGATGTTGTTGCCATGCTGGAAAAGGAATTGCGTCGTGGCTCTGAAGACTGGAAGTATGCTCCTCAACCCCCTTATCCTTCAAGCATAATGCATTTGTCTTATCCCAAAAATTATGAAACACCCACCTTTACTCTTTTCGATGGGAGGAAAGGCAGCCCAAAAGAGCATATTAGTCAGTTTATTGACGCTCTTGGCCCTCATGCTAGCAATCATAATCTCAGGCTTAGGGAGTTTTCCAAAACCCTCACTGATCGTGCATATACTTGGTACACCACCCTAGCTCCTGGCTCCATTAGAAACTGGGACGAAATGGCAG CTTTAGATTGCTATGATGAAAAGGATGAAGAGTCATTGGTGGAAATCTGCATCAACAATATCCTCCCTGAATACAGGGTTTATTTGGAGAACATCTGCATTACTCAATTTTCTAGATTAATTGAAGCTGTGAGGAAAACAAGCATGTCTATTAAGACCACCACAAGTCAGAGGAGTTGGAGAGACAAAAAAGACACAACTCAGAGGGATGCACATCAAGCTCTAATGGTGGATGAAAGATATTTGAAGATGAAGGAACGGTCTGGAACAGTCCCGGCAGTCCCTTGTACTGATGAGGAACTTCATGCTATTCTTGATACATTGTTTGCTGATGGAATGATCAAACCCGTGCAACGAGAAAAGCCCCCCACCAGGGATGATAAGAAAAATCCACGCTACTGCCGTTATCACCAAATAGTGGGACATCCTACCCTTGCCTGTCAAACCTTGCGAAGGATCCTTCACGCAAAGATTGATGAAGGTACTCTCGAGCTCCCATCAAAGAAGCAAGCTATAGATGATGATCCATTGCCAAAACGGCATGGGAAAGTTCTGTTATCACTGGCGTAG
- the LOC112187861 gene encoding cytochrome P450 81Q32, with translation MEPIFFYSSLSIIVCVFISLKLFGRRRYPNLPPSPSLSLPILGHLHLLKPPIHRTFHRLSQKHGPIISLWFGSRRVVIISSLSAVQECFTKNDIVLANRPPTLLSKHFGYNQTTLVAAPYGDHWRNVRRIGTVEVLSAGRLNSFSEIRKVEVKHLLRKLSRHAEEEEGRFVKVELRSMLFELTFNNIMTMVAGKRYVGNDVANKEEGKEFIEIMDEALSYSGGTNPGEFMPFLKCFGGNGYERKLKKLGRRADLFLQRLIDQHRNKSASESKNTMIDHLLSQQESQPGYYTDEIIKGLILSLLLAGTDTSAVTIEWAMSNLLNHPDALEKARAELDAQLGQERIVDEPDISKLHYLQSIISETLRLYPAAPMLVPHFASDDCIVGGFNIPCDTLVLVNAWAIHRDPKLWDDPESFKSERFETGSKDEAHKFMPFGMGRRACPGAGLAQREIGLTLASLIQCFEWERVSKEEVDMTEGTGLTMPKLVPLEAMYKPRSFLNKVFH, from the exons ATGGAACCCATCTTCTTCTACTCATCTCTCTCCATCATCGTCTGCGTGTTCATCTCTCTAAAGCTGTTTGGACGGCGTCGTTACCCCAACCTCCCTCCAAGCCCTTCCTTATCTCTTCCGATACTCGGCCACCTCCACCTTCTTAAACCCCCAATCCACCGCACCTTCCACCGCCTCTCGCAGAAACATGGCCCCATCATCTCCCTCTGGTTCGGCTCCCGCCGCGTGGTCATTATCTCCTCCCTCTCGGCCGTGCAAGAATGCTTCACCAAAAACGACATCGTGTTGGCGAACCGTCCCCCCACACTCTTAAGCAAGCACTTTGGGTACAATCAAACCACCTTGGTGGCCGCCCCCTACGGCGATCACTGGCGCAACGTTCGCCGTATCGGCACTGTCGAGGTCTTGTCTGCCGGCCGGCTCAACTCGTTCTCCGAAATCAGAAAAGTCGAAGTCAAGCATTTGCTGCGCAAGCTTTCCCGacatgcagaagaagaagaaggtcgttttgtgaaagtggagctGAGGTCTATGTTGTTTGAGCTGACCTTCAACAACATAATGACCATGGTGGCGGGGAAGAGGTATGTCGGGAACGATGTTGCGAACAAGGAAGAGGGGAAGGAGTTCATTGAGATCATGGATGAAGCCTTATCGTACAGTGGGGGAACCAACCCCGGAGAATTCATGCCCTTTTTGAAATGTTTTGGCGGTAATGGTTATGAGAGGAAGTTGAAGAAGTTGGGCAGGAGAGCAGATTTGTTCCTGCAGCGTCTAATTGATCAGCACCGGAACAAGAGTGCTTCGGAGAGTAAAAACACCATGATCGACCATTTGCTTTCTCAGCAGGAGTCACAACCTGGGTATTATACTGATGAGATTATCAAAGGACTTATACTG AGTCTATTATTGGCTGGCACTGATACATCGGCTGTGACAATAGAATGGGCTATGTCTAATTTGCTAAACCATCCGGATGCCTTGGAGAAGGCTAGAGCTGAACTGGATGCTCAACTTGGTCAAGAACGCATAGTAGACGAACCAGACATCTCCAAACTTCACTACCTACAAAGTATTATCTCCGAGACTCTTCGATTGTACCCTGCGGCACCGATGCTAGTGCCACATTTTGCATCAGATGATTGCATTGTAGGTGGATTTAATATACCATGTGACACATTGGTATTGGTCAATGCGTGGGCCATACATAGAGATCCGAAGTTGTGGGATGATCCTGAAAGCTTCAAATCTGAGAGGTTTGAAACTGGCAGCAAGGACGAGGCACACAAATTTATGCCATTTGGAATGGGAAGAAGGGCATGCCCCGGAGCAGGATTGGCTCAACGTGAGATTGGCTTGACTTTGGCCTCATTGATTCAATGCTTTGAGTGGGAGAGAGTTAGTAAGGAGGAGGTTGATATGACTGAAGGGACAGGACTCACCATGCCTAAACTGGTGCCATTGGAGGCCATGTACAAACCACGCTCATTTCTTAACAAGGTTTTCCATTGA
- the LOC112184130 gene encoding agamous-like MADS-box protein AGL30, with protein MMKLRIQLGLGSAGQVSRTMIKEEGFGSLYKDLSNQPRLLQTQLSEIKKRLSCWTNPDMINNVDQLGQMEDSIRESRNQIRTHKYLDENKSLILKIVESQNSGKLSECAELWRS; from the exons ATGATGAAG TTGAGAATTCAATTGGGTCTGGGATCAGCTGGACAAGTTTCCAGGACCATGATCAAGGAGGAGGGTTTTGGTTCATTGTATAAG GACCTGAGTAACCAACCTAGGTTATTGCAAACCCAACTTTCCGAAATAAAGAAGAGATTAAG CTGTTGGACGAACCCTGATATGATCAACAATGTAGATCAGTTGGGGCAAATGGAAGATTCAATTCGAGAATCGCGTAACCAGATTCGAACACATAAG TATTTGGACGAGAACAAGTCATTGATTCTGAAGATTGTTGAGAGCCAGAATTCAGGGAAATTGAGTGAATGTGCAGA GTTATGGAGGTCATGA